GCGTGTCGCCCGACTTCACCGCGTCGCCCTCGTTCTTCAGCCACTTCACGAGGCGGCCCTCCTCCATCGTCGGGGAGAGCGCCTCCATCATCACCTTGGTCGCCATGGTCGTGTCGTGTGGAGGGCGCGTCAGTCGCGGTACATGACCTTCTTCACCGCCGCGATCGTCTTCGGCACGTCCGGCTTCGCGGCGCGCTCCAGCTGCTTCGCGTAGGGCATCGGGACGTCCTCCTGGTGCACGCGCAGCACCGGCGCGTCCAGGTGGTCGAAGCAGTCGCGCTGCACGTTGTCGACCACCTGCGCGCCGACGCCGGCCAGCTCCCAGCCCTCCTCGAGGACCACGCAGCGGTTCGTCTTGCGCACGCTGGCGTAGATCGCCTCGGTGTCCATCGGGCGCAGCGTCCGCAGGTCGACGACGTCGGCGCGGATCCCCTCCTTCGCCAGCTGGTCGGCGGCCTGCATCGCCACCAGCGCCATCTTCCCCCACGTGATGATCGACACGTGGTCCCCCTCGCGCTTCAGGTCCGCCTTGCCGAGCGGGATGACGTACTCCTCCTCGGGCACCTCGCCCTTGGTGTTGTACAGCATCTCGCCCTCGAGGAAGCACACCGGGTTGTCGTCGCGGATGGAGGCCTTGAGCAGCCCCTTCGCGTCGTACGGCGTGCCCGGCGCGACGACCTTGAGCCCCGGGATGTGGGCGAGCCAGCTCTCCCACGCGGTCGAGTGCTGCGCCGCGAGCTGCAGCGCGGCGCCGTTGGGCCCGCGGAACACCATCGGGCAGTTGAACTGCCCGCCGGACATGTAGAGCGACTTGGCGGCGACGTTCACCACCTGGTCGATCGCCAGCAGGGCGAAGTTCCAGGTCATGAACTCGATGACGGGGCGCAGCCCCACCATCGCGGCGCCGACGCCGACGCCCGCGAAGCCGAGCTCCGTGATGGGCGTGTCGACGACGCGCATCTCGCCGAACTCCTGCAGCAGGCCCTTCGAGACCTTGTACGCGCCGTTGTAGACGGCGACCTCCTCGCCCATCAGGAAGACGCGGTCGTCGCGCTGCAGCTCCTCGCGCAGCGCCTGGTTCAGCGCGTCGCGGTACGTGATGACTGGCATGAGTGCGTCCGGCGGGTCAGGAGGTGGTGTCGACGTACACGTCCTCGTACAGCGCCTCGAGCGGCGGCTCCGGGCTCGCGTCCGCGAAGTCCCACGAGTCCTGCACGATGGCCTTGATCTCGTCGTCGAGCGCGTGCACCTCGTCGTCCGTGATCTGCCCGGCGTCCTGCATGTGCGCGCGCAGCAGCGCGATCGGGTCGCGCTTCAGGTACTCGTCCAGCTCCGCCTTGGTGCGGTAGGTGCCGCTGACCGCGTCGGACATCGAGTGGCCCATGAAGCGGTACGTGCGCACGTCGATGAGCGTCGGCAGCTGCTCCTTGCGCGCGCGCTCGATCGCCTCGCCGACCGTCTTGCGCACGGCGAAGATGTCCTGCCCGTCGCAGAAGTCGCGGTGCATGTTGTACGCGGCGCCGCGCTCGTGGATGTCGTGGATCGCGCTCGCGCGCTCCAGCGCCGTGCCCATGCCGTAGCGGTTGTTCTCGATCAGGAACACGCACGGCAGCTTCCACAGCGACGCCATGTTCAGCGCCTCGTGGAAGGCGCCGGTGTTCACGACCGACTCGCCCATGAAGCAGACGATGACCTGGTCGCCGCCGCGGTACTTGATCGCGAAGCCGACGCCGGTCGCGATGGGCACGTGCCCGCCCACGATCCCGTGGCCGCCGAGGAAGTTCGTGTTGCGGTCGAAGATGTGCATCGACCCGCCCTTGCCGCGCGAGCACCCGTCGATGCGCCCGAACAGCTCGGCCATCACGCTGCGCGGCGTCATGCCGCGCGCCAGCGCCTGGCCGTGGTCGCGGTACGTCGTGATGACGTAGTCGTCGGGGCGCAGCAGCGAGAGGCTGCCGGTGCTGACCGCCTCCTGCCCGATGTAGAGGTGGCAGAAGCCACCGATCTTGCCGATGGCGTACGCCTCGGCGCACCGCTCCTCGAAGCGGCGCTGCAGCAGCATCGAGCGCAGGAGCTCGCGGTTCAGCGCCGTCTCGTCGTCGGCGGGCCCGTTGGCGACGGCGGTGGCGCCGTTCTGCCCGGGGGCCGCGGGCCGCGCGTCGGCCTTCTTCTTGGTGGCCATGGGGAAGGGAGAGAGGAGCGGGAGCAGCAGGTGGTCGGGAGGTCGCAGAGACCCCTCACGGGCGAATGCCCGCTCGGGGGGCAGGCGGCGGCGTCACACGCCCGCGGCCTGCACCTGCTCCCACGCGTGATAGCTGGAGCGCACGAGCGGGCCGCTCTCGACGTGCCGGAAGCCGAGCGCCATGCCGATCTCGTAGAACCAGCGGAACTCGGCGGGGGTGACGTAGCGGTCCAGCGCCACGTGCCCGTCGGACGGGCGCAGGTACTGGCCCAGGGTGAGGATGTCCACGTCCACCGCGCGCAG
This region of Roseisolibacter agri genomic DNA includes:
- the pdhA gene encoding pyruvate dehydrogenase (acetyl-transferring) E1 component subunit alpha, with product MATKKKADARPAAPGQNGATAVANGPADDETALNRELLRSMLLQRRFEERCAEAYAIGKIGGFCHLYIGQEAVSTGSLSLLRPDDYVITTYRDHGQALARGMTPRSVMAELFGRIDGCSRGKGGSMHIFDRNTNFLGGHGIVGGHVPIATGVGFAIKYRGGDQVIVCFMGESVVNTGAFHEALNMASLWKLPCVFLIENNRYGMGTALERASAIHDIHERGAAYNMHRDFCDGQDIFAVRKTVGEAIERARKEQLPTLIDVRTYRFMGHSMSDAVSGTYRTKAELDEYLKRDPIALLRAHMQDAGQITDDEVHALDDEIKAIVQDSWDFADASPEPPLEALYEDVYVDTTS